The following nucleotide sequence is from Coffea eugenioides isolate CCC68of chromosome 10, Ceug_1.0, whole genome shotgun sequence.
taaaatttaactataataaaattatataacaaatttttattagtccCGCATCCAGGAACAGGGTGGGGGAGCAAGGGACGGGGGAAGGGGCAGGGGCAGCTCGTTGCCATCCTTATACCTTCCCTATATTACAACGCAGCTGGCCCTCTCgtaataaaataaatgggttaaaaacaaaaaagccccctgtagTAAGCCTAATACATAGAAAAGCCctccatggtttcaaaatatacaacacgataCCTCATGCTttaaactaaattgtaaaggtgacggaatccgttaaacttaacggaaatgacttattggaacctaaaaaaaattttttatacctaatttttatcaaatatacctattctaccccttaactctcaattctctctacttagaaaataaaacaaatgatttttttgagctgtcttttgtttaattatataAGGGTATTTTCGTcattttgaccatttccgttaagtttaacggattccgtcacctttacaatttagttcaaagtatgaggggtcgtgttgtatattttgaaaccatggggggcttttctgtgtattaggcttATCACatggggcttttttgtttttaacccaaaATAAATTGACATTTGAAAACAAGCACGTGCTCATAAACGCTTAATGAGGtccccgccccattgccattCTTACACCTGTCCCTATATTACAACGCAGCTGGTCCTCTcctaattaaataacaattgaCATTTGAAAACAAGCACGTGCTCATAAACGCTTAATGAGCTCCTGAGGTTCATAAATGTTTAACCAACTTGTGAGGCATATAATTTTACATTTAAAGCTCTCATGGGGTAAATTTTTCTCACTTagctttttctttcttagagaaagaaaataaaagttttttcctatttaaaagaaatttttttgattcaaaattaatttttctaaaattaacAATAACCTTGGAATAAAATTTAGAAGTGAACACTTAATTATCATTTTTACgaaataataaatttaatatCATTGAGGATTTAAGACAGCAGCTTACCAGGTTTTCTAACTTGCattgaaaattcattttataGGCTGAACTTAATTTTTCGTACGATAGAAAATTGAAATAGAGCTCAATACATATTGCTAAATTGAGAattaaagtaagaaaatatatAACAAAAACAATAGCGACCAAAAGAAATCACTGAAGCACAAGATGTACTTTACTTTCCAAACTAATAGTTATTGGGCAATTGTACacaaaaatatacaaaatctaattgaaaaaaaaaaacctaataGTCTGGGCAGATTTGGCCAATAGAGTGTTTCAATGAAATAAGGATAATTTGGTAATCTAGTAATTAAGTGTAGTATATATTTGATTGAATGAATACTTACCAATTCccctttataatttttttaaaaaagttatACCCTACTTATGAATTTCAAAACTTCCTTTTACCATTCACAATATTTTCCCTTCAAATTACAAATTTTGAGatcaattttaaaaatatttaatgacACCAAGCACAAGAAGATGTCAAGAATAAATCTTCTTCATGTAAAGCATTTTCCAGAAAATTTCTTCATAAACCATATATTGCATCGAATCGAATGAACGCTACTACGGTTTTGAAAGCCATGAAAAAATGCAGTTACAAGATCAATTGAACGGTACAAGCACACGTGTAACGGTGGACCACAGTAGTTGGAAACAAAACTTTATCATCACCTTTGAGTTCATTCAGCTATATAAAGCGAGCAACATAGCTCGACATCAGCACAATTGCACTGAATACTTCCTAGACTTCGTACACACCTTGCAGCTCACAATGAAGAAATTacttctcttcctttcttttctactCTTCAactctttcctttcttttgctgttgAAGAGCCTAATCCAGTGCTCGACACCAACGGGGACGAAATCCGCCCCGGTGTCGAGTACTACATGGGGACCACCTTCCGCCCTGGCGGCGGTGTAACTTATGGCAAGGGCCCAGGCAATGAAATTTGCCCTCTGGCAGTGGCTCAGGCGTGGCTCAAACGAGGCCTTCCAGTAACTTTTACACCGGTGAACCCAGAAGAAGGCGTGGTTCGTGTTTCCACTGATTTGAACATCAAGTTCGCTGAACCACCAATTATTGATTTTTGTAGTGGATCAAATGTGTGGAAGGTTCATTTCAACGAGGCACTCGAACAACACTTTGTACTGACTGACGGAGTTGAAGGGAACTCGGGATGTGAAACCATGGCCAATTGGTTTAAGATTGAAGCCGTCGGTGTTCAAGGTTACAAGCTTGTTTTCTGTCCCACAGTTTGTGACTCCAGTTCTGAAGCGATTTGCAAATATGTTGGCATCTATCATGATGACGATGGAACCAGGCGACTGGCTTTAGGTGGTCAGCCTTACCCGGTGGTGTtcataaagaaaaatgaagatattCTCAAGTCTGTTACCTCTACTTAATTTCAGTTTTAAGTAAGAACAATAAGGAGCCATGTATGCTCTATCTCTCCAGTGAATAATGTATGACTCTGTAATATTGAAAGCTTGTACTGCTTTCCATATGAAAAATTATGGAACTTATCATAAGGTTGTTTGTTTCTTTACATTTTCTGTGAGGTGCATGAGTGGCATATCGAGCAGAGTTGTTATACGATTTTGAATGAAACGATTCAAGTAAAAGTGAACAGGTAAGAAGTGGAAACTCCTCCTATCAAAGCCATTTGAGAGGGAAtatgagcaaaagaaaagaattccCTAAATCCGCAAGAAATATACTAACTCCTGGATGAGGTACTGGAAAGGAGGAGTTGCAATTCTTGATTTCTTTATGGTAGAGGCCTGGATTTGTCACAACACTACAAAAGACTTCTTATGGGTATGTCGCTGTATAGAGAAAGTGGGCGGTACTTCatagtttgacaaaaaaaaaaaaaaaaaagaagaagaaagcatCTTGTTCATTTGAAATAGAACAACTTTCAAATGATCTTGATTGCCTTCATCTGTATTCAGGCTCTTTCACTGGATTAGACAAGCTCTAGTCAGGGAATACAATAGGTCTATCCTGACATGGAAGAAAGGTAAAAATAATTGTCATCATCgacaatcttttttttttttttatattttccatCCACATTTTTATGGGGTTCACTTACTTCCAATTAAGCTTTTTTTTCCTGGGCCTTCATTACTGGCATGAAGAGGTTAATCCTTCCCCCActtatttataaaatttaaagggataatatcagaaacctccatggggtttctcttaatatcacctTGAAATTTTTTATATGGTGTAAATTCTTAATATCCCCTaaggtttctcttaatatcagaactatttatttttgttgtatTGAAAAATTTACGCCTTGAAAAAGTCAAATGTATGAAGAGATTATTTTAGTTTACAATATAACTTAAACTACATCatgtattaaaatatatttcctAAAAAATTTCTTGACTTCCTAAAATATAACTGTCCACGAAATTTTTCAAAGTGTCAATTACTTACCAAAATCCTTCCAAGTGGTTAACTTTGATTAGATTTAATTTATCCACGTTTTTTGCTGTTCCACTACGATCTTGATATAGAGAAATATGGATCATTATTAGATATCAATTTATGTTTTTAATCTACATATTTtggtttaaaattttattttatttttttggttaaataatTATTGAGAGTAAGAGTAATGTTATCAATTTGTGACCTTTGATAGAAATATTTTTGTCAAACTGAAGTGAAATTTTATatacctcaagggaggtttctgaaattatcccaaaattttatatatgtaCAACGTAACTTCTGGTATCTATCGTTCTGAAAGGGATGCAACCAAGTGGATGATTATCACCTTGGTGCTCGTGCATGAATCCAGAGTCGATGCAAACACACGAGTTGGCTCACCGTGGATGGACCATTATCTCCAAAAAGGTGATGTGTTCGTATCAACTGTTGATGTGAAGACTGAAATGATAGATAATTTGCTAGTGTTACGGTAAGTGTCACTGTAAGCGACCTGTGGACTCACAGAACATGCCCTCACTcgtagtgttttttttttttgggggtaatTAAAGGTATAACATAGAATAAAATAGCAGTCAGTTTACAGCAATTGTCCTGAAGAAACTAAATCCCCTTAACTCCTCAATAATAACAGGGGATATTTGTTGGGTTTGTTTGGTGGGGGCGAAGATGGTGGGCAATGAACAAAAATACAAAAGCCTGACTTGAAATGGTGGTTAGAGTAGATCTaacccaaaatttataaaaaaaagaaaaggggataATTTTAGAACAAAAATATGAGGTTTTGATAGTTTCACTGTCCTCCCTTGAAATTTTAAAAGTAACAAAGAAACCACAATCATGTAAAAGGTAataagaaaaggggaaaaaaaaagagaggtaGAAAGAGAATATGAACCGGTGGTAAAAGTTTAGAAGGGAGggaaaaacaattaaaatgtCTGAATCGGTGCATGAGAGAGcagaaaagtaaataaagaaaataaataacaagacaATATTCTCAAATAATTCAACAATTATAGAATGACAAAGTGAAGTGAACTCGAAGAAtatctgtttggattgtgaattattagagatatttttactgtagcactttttgtgatgtgatatatgtgagataaaaaggtaattgggaaggtaaaaaggtgtattggaaattgtaatgatgatgtaagcaaataaatttggggaaataaagcccaatccaaacaaacccgaCCAGCAAACCAGCAATAACAGCAGCAGTGCAAGTTAAAATCAACCCAGTAAATTAGGAAGAAGGAAAGCTCAAAATAGCGAAAGCAAGTAAAGAACAGTGCTTATGAGGTATTGCTTTCTGTCTAGCGAAGAAACAAAAGCAATAGAATAGAAGAAAGAATGTAGTAGATGCACAATTACCGCTAATCATGATGATAATCACTAAAAAATCCGGTGGGAAAAAACAGATGAACTCTGCAACCATTGTACAAATGCAAAACATAGAACCACCTCAATCAACGAAACCAAAAACAGGTGACTCTTGACAAGAGTGCAGAGTGACCTTAAGGAaagtgggaaaaaaaatttgtaaggCCTGTTGAGTGGAAGTGTAAATTCACACACAAGGGATGGGTAATATAGTGAAATAAAACATCCATCATTCGGGTCAGGTACAACCACTCGTCTGCAAAGGAGGACAAGTGATGTCTGAGAATGCAGTGTATTAAGGAATTGAGAAAACATGTATATGTTTCAATTGAAAGAACAAAATATTTACTAACAAAAATAGTTGTCAATTAGTAATAAGAAGGCAAGTTACAACAGAAAAAATTATGTAAcacttttggattgtaaattatttgagaaaattttgtggaaAAAGTACTGTAGCgcttttttgatatgatgtatgtgaaataaaaagatgattagaAAATGTATTAATTGTTAGGCTCTGAGAGAGCCAAACTCGGGGAGAGTTTAACCATGAGTTAGAATGGGAACCACAACCATGGGTTTGACACCACATCCAACCCAAAACCTTAAGGCATTGGGTCTATGGATCATTCCCACTTATATGTTCCTTATTCTACTCATCTCTTTCCGATGTGGAATATTGATTCACACTTGATAtcccaacaatctccccctcaATTGTGAATCTCTTCCACATCGGACCTCTCTCCCTAGCCCATCCACTCCATCAAGCCCACTTCATTCTGGAGTGTACGATTCTTGCTCAAGAGCCCACATGCCCTTACCTCACTGCAAGCCtgcatgattttttttcccCACTCTTATCCAAGCCACGTCTTACCACTCCCACTGGCTTTTTATCCTGGAGTCACTGCCCAGCCGAACcatcggctctgataccacttgttggaTTCTGAGAGAGCCAAACTCGGGGAGAGTTTAACCATGAGTTAGAATGGGAACCACAACTATGGGTTTGACACCACATCCAACCCAAAACCTTAAGGCATTGGGTCTATGGATCATTCCCACTTATATGTTCCTTATTCTACTCATCTCTTTCCGATGTGGGATATTGATTCACACTTGATATCCCAACATTAATGATACAAGCAAATCAGTGTGTGTAAATAAAGTATAATtttttacaatccaaacatgaaagaaaaaaaaataagaagaagcATATTTCTCAGGTAGGATCAACATTAACACGTCCTCACATAACCGCATTATTAAATGTGTAACATATAATTGGAACAGGATGCTGACTTATTCCGTATGTGTTGGGGAATGAGACAATGACAAACTGCAAAAGATTAGCCAAGCAAGTAAGATTTGCTGGCGGAGAAACAAAGTCGTTGTTAATCTAAAAAAGGAAATGGTAATTAAATGCAACAtgtcaggaaaaaaaaaagacaaagctAATAAT
It contains:
- the LOC113748927 gene encoding 21 kDa seed protein-like, encoding MKKLLLFLSFLLFNSFLSFAVEEPNPVLDTNGDEIRPGVEYYMGTTFRPGGGVTYGKGPGNEICPLAVAQAWLKRGLPVTFTPVNPEEGVVRVSTDLNIKFAEPPIIDFCSGSNVWKVHFNEALEQHFVLTDGVEGNSGCETMANWFKIEAVGVQGYKLVFCPTVCDSSSEAICKYVGIYHDDDGTRRLALGGQPYPVVFIKKNEDILKSVTST